In Bradyrhizobium sp. G127, one genomic interval encodes:
- a CDS encoding ABC transporter ATP-binding protein — translation MALLEINDLMVLYGEIEALRGVSLKVDEGQVVTLLGSNGAGKSTTLRAISGLAKPAAGEILFEGKSIVGLGPEAIVRLGISHVPEGRRVFPGLTVKENIMLGASNRRVAKAQLSREADAMFDLFPDIRQFADKLGWTLSGGQLQMVAVARGLMAKPRLLLLDEPSLGLAPVIVQAVFRIIAEIRRDTTVLLVEQNARMGLSVADYGYVLETGRLALGGKPDELWGNEAIRAAYLGGHTKATV, via the coding sequence ATGGCGCTGCTCGAAATCAACGACCTGATGGTGCTCTACGGCGAGATCGAAGCGCTGCGCGGCGTGTCGCTGAAGGTGGATGAGGGACAGGTGGTGACGCTGCTCGGCTCCAACGGCGCGGGCAAGTCCACCACGCTGCGCGCCATCTCCGGTCTGGCGAAGCCCGCGGCGGGGGAAATCCTGTTCGAGGGCAAATCCATCGTCGGCCTCGGGCCGGAGGCCATCGTGCGCCTCGGCATTTCCCATGTGCCGGAGGGGCGGCGGGTGTTTCCCGGCCTCACGGTGAAAGAGAACATCATGCTCGGCGCCTCGAACCGCCGGGTCGCCAAGGCGCAGCTGTCGCGCGAGGCGGATGCGATGTTCGATTTGTTTCCGGATATCCGTCAGTTTGCCGACAAGCTCGGCTGGACGCTGTCGGGCGGGCAGTTGCAGATGGTCGCGGTGGCGCGCGGGCTGATGGCGAAGCCGCGCCTTCTGCTGCTCGACGAGCCGTCGCTCGGCCTCGCGCCGGTGATCGTGCAGGCGGTGTTCCGGATCATCGCGGAAATCCGCCGCGACACGACGGTTTTACTTGTGGAGCAGAACGCCCGCATGGGACTGTCCGTCGCCGATTACGGCTATGTGCTGGAAACCGGGCGTCTCGCGCTCGGCGGCAAACCCGACGAACTGTGGGGCAACGAAGCAATCAGAGCCGCGTATCTAGGCGGCCATACCAAGGCAACCGTTTAA
- a CDS encoding malate/lactate/ureidoglycolate dehydrogenase: MTTINHKKLIGFVADIFLRAGSSKAEAERIATYLTTANLTGHDSHGVIRVPQYVKWAKEGVIVPDQTITMVVDTPSIAVIDGGFGYGQTVTPQAVRVGIDKCKANGLAAMTLKNSGHLGRVGDWAEMAAAEGLVSIFFVNAAGSVLVAPYGGVARKLSTAPYCVGIPRPGQGPVVLDFATSIVAEGKVMVASRGGKKLPKGALVNEDGSLSEDPHVLYGPYEADGPRIHAQGKGAIRAFGEHKGSGLALMCELLGGALTGNGATKTDRRFSNGMLAIFIDPKVVDPAHFFDGEVARYIAYFKDSKLAQGHDAVLIPGEPEAATRADRTTNGVPLTDETWNSIAATARSVGIDEAAVKAAEG; the protein is encoded by the coding sequence ATGACGACAATCAATCACAAGAAACTCATCGGCTTCGTCGCCGACATCTTTTTGCGCGCAGGCTCTTCGAAGGCCGAGGCCGAGCGCATCGCCACCTATCTCACGACGGCGAACCTCACCGGCCATGACAGCCACGGCGTCATCCGCGTCCCGCAATATGTGAAGTGGGCGAAGGAAGGCGTCATCGTTCCTGACCAGACCATCACGATGGTGGTCGATACGCCGTCGATCGCGGTGATCGACGGCGGCTTCGGCTACGGCCAGACCGTGACGCCGCAGGCGGTCCGGGTCGGTATCGACAAGTGCAAGGCCAACGGTCTTGCGGCGATGACGCTGAAGAATTCCGGCCATCTTGGCCGCGTCGGCGACTGGGCGGAAATGGCTGCGGCGGAAGGGCTGGTCTCGATCTTTTTCGTCAATGCCGCGGGCTCGGTGCTGGTCGCGCCTTACGGCGGCGTCGCGCGAAAGCTTTCGACGGCACCTTATTGCGTCGGCATTCCGCGTCCGGGGCAGGGGCCGGTGGTGCTGGATTTCGCGACCTCCATCGTCGCGGAAGGCAAGGTGATGGTGGCGAGCCGCGGCGGCAAGAAATTGCCGAAGGGCGCGCTGGTCAATGAAGACGGTTCGCTGAGCGAGGACCCGCATGTGCTTTACGGTCCCTATGAAGCCGACGGTCCGCGCATTCACGCGCAGGGCAAGGGCGCGATCCGTGCATTCGGCGAGCATAAAGGCTCGGGCCTGGCGCTGATGTGCGAACTGCTCGGGGGCGCGCTGACCGGCAACGGCGCGACCAAGACCGACCGGCGCTTCTCCAACGGCATGCTGGCGATCTTCATCGATCCGAAGGTTGTAGACCCGGCGCATTTCTTCGACGGCGAGGTCGCGCGTTACATCGCCTATTTCAAGGACAGCAAGCTGGCGCAGGGTCACGACGCGGTGCTGATTCCGGGCGAGCCGGAAGCCGCGACTCGCGCCGATCGCACCACGAACGGCGTGCCACTGACGGACGAGACATGGAATTCCATTGCGGCGACCGCGCGGTCTGTCGGGATCGATGAGGCGGCGGTGAAGGCTGCGGAGGGGTAG